In Monodelphis domestica isolate mMonDom1 chromosome 3, mMonDom1.pri, whole genome shotgun sequence, the following proteins share a genomic window:
- the LOC100028533 gene encoding ran-specific GTPase-activating protein-like — protein MATPEDSQEHDSTSEGMDDSNHDPQFEPIVSLPEQEIKTLEEDEEELFKMRAKLFRFASENDLPEWKERGTGDVKLLKHKEKGTIRLLMRRDKTLKICANHYITPLMELKPNAGSDRAWVWNTHADFADESPKPELLAIRFLNAENAQKFKAKFEECKKELKNQENKVKNEEPKIEPKEESVEPKEEPKEESKEEKAGIVKERSSDQMAEKLEALSVKDGDPESNQEIQVQEAALETQEAQESQEDQEEQEPEAQDKDTELQ, from the coding sequence ATGGCGACTCCCGAGGATTCTCAGGAGCATGATTCGACCAGCGAGGGCATGGATGATAGCAACCATGATCCCCAGTTTGAGCCCATTGTCTCTCTGCCTGAGCAGGAGATTAAGACCCtggaggaagatgaagaagagcTCTTTAAGATGCGAGCAAAGCTGTTCCGATTTGCATCTGAGAATGACCTTCCAGAGTGGAAAGAGCGAGGGACAGGTGATGTGAAGCTACTGAAACACAAGGAGAAAGGGACGATTCGCCTCCTCATGAGGCGGGACAAGACTCTGAAGATCTGTGCGAATCACTATATAACCCCCCTGATGGAGCTGAAGCCCAATGCAGGCAGTGACAGGGCTTGGGTTTGGAACACACATGCTGACTTTGCCGATGAAAGTCCAAAGCCAGAGCTGCTGGCCATCCGATTCCTGAATGCAGAAAATGCCCAGAAGTTTAAGGCAAAATTCGAAGAATGCAAGAAGGAGCtaaaaaaccaagaaaataaagtaaaaaatgaagaacCAAAAATAGAACCAAAAGAAGAATCTGTAGAACCgaaagaagaaccaaaagaagAATCGAAAGAAGAGAAAGCAGGAATAGTCAAAGAGAGAAGTTCTGACCAAATGGCTGAGAAGTTAGAGGCACTCTCAGTGAAGGATGGTGACCCAGAGTCTAACCAAGAGATCCAGGTGCAGGAGGCGGCGCTTGAGACCCAGGAGGCCCAAGAGAGCCAGGAGGACCAAGAGGAACAGGAGCCCGAGGCCCAGGATAAGGACACTGAGCTGCAATAA